The following coding sequences are from one Gossypium hirsutum isolate 1008001.06 chromosome A12, Gossypium_hirsutum_v2.1, whole genome shotgun sequence window:
- the LOC107934758 gene encoding fructokinase-like 2, chloroplastic: MMASLSFPHFLSLSRWKSNSICSPALNLVRPLDFRLQNKWHLSAKKNADITQDEPSENGAVVKKKASGTTRRTRKKAKADVLNETGSDNGESTTSVSSEDSKKTPRRTRKKVASASTTDNEPEPEKRVRRRRTMKKDDDADGQSGEPEISDTEESTLMTNSGDESEEELELNIDEGEDISYTYGWPPLVCCFGAAQHAFVPSGRPANRLTDYEIHERLKDARWAPEKFVRAPGGSAGSVALALASLGGKVAFMGKLGNDDYGQAMLLYLNVNNVQTRSVQIDSKRPTAISQMKISKRGRLRMTSLKSCAEDSLSKSEINIDVLKEAKMFYFNTHSLLDRNMRSTTLRAIKMSKKLGGVIFYDVNLPLPLWQSDEETKMFIQEAWNLADFIEVTKQELEFLCRIKPMEEFDTKNNASSKFIHYDHEVVAPLWHENLKTLFVTNGTSKIHYYTKEQNGAVNGMEDAPLTPFSCDMSASGDGIVAGLLRMLSVQPDLITDKGYLEHTIKYAIDCGVIDQWIVSRTRGFPPKEGIQEEGEKEREEDDDDDDTVPDPNGIRSISEREYRTLVESADISEYGTLLESVRIS; this comes from the exons ATGATGGCTTCCCTTTCTTTCCCTCATTTTCTCTCACTTTCCAG GTGGAAATCAAATTCTATTTGTAGCCCAGCACTGAACTTAGTGCGACCTCTGGATTTCCGGTTGCAGAACAAATGGCATCTCTCGGCCAAGAAAAATGCTGACATTACTCAAGATGAGCCTAGTGAAAATGGAGCAGTTGTCAAGAAGAAGGCTTCTGGAACTACTAGAAGAACTAGAAAGAAAGCAAAAGCTGATGTGCTCAATGAAACTGGTTCCGATAATGGTGAAAGCACGACGTCTGTGTCAAGCGAAGATAGTAAGAAAACCCCAAGAAGGACTAGAAAGAAAG TGGCATCAGCTTCTACTACTGACAATGAACCCGAACCGGAGAAAAGGGTGAGGAGGAGAAGGACAATGAAGAAGGATGATGATGCAGACGGGCAATCAGGTGAACCTGAAATTAGTGATACAGAGGAGTCAACTTTAATGACAAATTCAGGTGATGAGAGTGAGGAAGAACTCGAATTGAACATAGATGAAGGTGAAGATATTAGTTACACGTATGGCTGGCCTCCACTTGTTTGTTGCTTTGGAGCCGCACAGCATGCTTTTGTTCCCTCTGGAAGACCAGCCAACAGACTTACAGACTACGAGATCCATGAGAGGCTGAAGGATGCTCGATGGGCACCAGAAAAATTTGTTAGGGCACCTGGGGGTTCTGCTGGTAGTGTCGCTCTTGCTCTTGCTAGCCTGGGTGGTAAAGTTGCCTTTATGGGGAAACTCGGGAATGATGATTATGGCCAGGCCATGCTATTGTATTTAAATGTAAACAATGTTCAAACACGATCGGTTCAAATTGATAGTAAAAGGCCAACAGCTATATCACAGATGAAAATTAGCAAGAGGGGTCGCCTGAGAATGACTAGCCTTAAATCATGCGCTGAGGATTCTCTTTCCAAGTCCGAGATCAATATTGACGTGTTAAAAGAG GCGAAGATGTTCTACTTCAACACACATTCTCTGCTCGATCGGAATATGAGATCAACTACATTGAGAGCTATCAAGATGTCCAAGAAATTAGGAGGGGTTATTTTCTACGATGTAAACCTTCCACTGCCACTTTGGCAGTCCGATGAAGAGACCAAGATGTTCATACAAGAAGCATGGAACCTTGCTGATTTTATTGAGGTTACCAAGCAAGAACTGGAATTCCTCTGTAGAATAAAGCCTATGGAAGAATTCGACACCAAGAACAATGCAAGCTCGAAATTTATCCATTATGATCATGAAGTGGTTGCGCCACTGTGGCATGAAAACCTCAAGACTTTGTTTGTAACAAATGGGACTTCCAAGATACACTACTACACTAAGGAGCAAAATGGGGCAGTGAATGGGATGGAGGATGCCCCCTTAACCCCTTTCTCATGTGATATGTCAGCATCTGGAGATGGCATTGTTGCAG GTCTGCTGAGAATGTTGAGTGTTCAGCCAGATCTGATTACAGATAAAGGATACTTGGAACACACAATCAAGTATGCAATTGACTGTGGGGTCATAGACCAGTGGATAGTTTCACGCACACGGGGCTTCCCTCCGAAGGAGGGTATCCAAGAGGAAGGAGAAAAAGAAcgggaagaagatgatgatgatgatgacacGGTCCCTGATCCTAATGGCATAAGATCAATAAGCGAAAGAGAATACCGCACATTGGTGGAATCAGCAGATATATCAGAATATGGCACATTGTTGGAATCGGTAAGAATATCTTAG
- the LOC107934756 gene encoding serine/threonine-protein kinase dst3 isoform X2 — translation MNYPPSTRRSRKAPAKSDLYSTFVVHSGSESESVSGSRTSKPKPQGSREPDPYATMIYKDGDEEDEDDSSLPPLLKRLPKDFGGGPTDFDDDDDTGDFGTVIVKSDRGRNARGQSSYSFKPPAAAVASPMRARRDGLDVDDDEEEEDEEEEDENGDGEGFGTFVVRSTVRSEREGSGTVVKRAVASMGELGLGKQKRSTSTTSLQGEENRFLQNSKASLSSIPDNVTREDPSTKYELLNELGKGSYGAVYKARDIRTSELVAIKVLSLSEGEQGYEEIRGEIEMLQQCSHPNVVRYLGSYQGDEYLWIVMEYCGGGSVADLIHVTEEPLEEYQIAYICREALKGLEYLHSIFKVHRDIKGGNILLTEQGEVKLGDFGVAAQLTRTMSKRNTFIGTPHWMAPEVIQESRYDGKVDLWALGISAIEMAEGLPPRAAVHPMRVIFMISIEPAPMLEDKEKWSLVFHDFVAKSLTKDPRLRPTASEMLKHKFIEKCKCGASVMLPKIEKAKQIRAAMVQQAQILAPTISEPNPMVGSNLNDDYGDTVPSRPQDMGLQVANEASTTGTLNKHNILGGVEVTGEGEFGTVIVHNEDESQKPFAQTELHNGKEASTALEHVESKLINGTGRQLAESLLDNRKGASGNNATVEESNIMAQGSSPSISVLGNQKMRSDSVPQARTKDGSEISSSKLKTETVSKKNAFALQDKLFSIYAAGNTVPIPFLRASDISPIALLSDNILGGMQQDSTGNVAVEALQELFAGDGQSKKGRRTQNECLPKTHFKFYANEPGTGPSLPQNVLRGDAASRVASNTGAANHPKPMRHTKNHSPVIDR, via the exons ATGAATTACCCGCCCAGCACTCGTCGGAGCCGTAAAGCTCCGGCCAAGTCAGACCTTTACTCAACCTTCGTTGTACACTCTGGATCCGAATCTGAATCCGTATCCGGTTCTCGCACCTCCAAACCTAAACCACAAGGTTCTCGTGAACCGGACCCCTACGCCACAATGATTTACAAGGACGGCGacgaagaagatgaagatgacTCCTCGCTCCCTCCTCTCCTCAAACGTCTTCCTAAAGACTTCGGCGGCGGTCCTACAGACTTTGACGACGATGACGACACCGGAGATTTTGGGACCGTGATCGTGAAATCCGATCGCGGACGTAACGCTCGCGGTCAATCGTCGTATTCGTTTAAGCCTCCGGCTGCGGCTGTGGCGAGCCCGATGAGGGCTAGGAGAGATGGACTGGACGTTGATGATGATGAGGAGGAGGAGGATGAGGAGGAGGAGGATGAGAATGGAGATGGAGAAGGTTTTGGGACGTTTGTGGTGAGATCGACGGTGAGGAGTGAGAGGGAAGGGAGCGGGACGGTGGTGAAGAGAGCGGTGGCGAGTATGGGAGAGCTAGGGCTTGGGAAACAAAAGAGATCTACTTCGACTACGTCTTTGCAAGGGGAAGAGAATCGGTTCTTGCAAAATAGTAAGGCTTCCTTGAGTTCGATTCCTGATAACGTTACCAGAGAAGATCCTTCCACCAAATATGAATTGCTCAATGAGCTCG GGAAAGGATCTTACGGGGCTGTTTACAAGGCTAGAGATATAAGAACTTCAGAGCTTGTTGCCATTAAAGTTCTATCTTTATCTGAAGGG gAACAAGGGTATGAAGAAATTCGTGGTGAAATTGAGATGTTGCAGCAGTGTAGTCATCCAAATGTTGTTCGGTACCTTGGTAGCTACCAAGGGGATGAATATCTTTGG ATAGTAATGGAATATTGCGGAGGTGGAAGTGTTGCTGATTTAATTCATGTTACTGAGGAGCCTTTAGAGGAGTATCAGATAGCTTATATATGTAGGGAAGCTTTAAAG GGCCTTGAATATTTGCACTCAATTTTTAAAGTTCATAGAGATATCAAGGGTGGTAATATCTTGTTAACTGAACAAGGAGAGGTGAAGTTGG GTGACTTTGGGGTAGCTGCACAGCTTACAAGGACCATGTCAAAACGCAATACA TTTATTGGCACTCCACATTGGATGGCACCAGAAGTTATTCAGGAAAGTCGCTATGATGGAAAG GTTGATTTATGGGCACTTGGTATATCTGCGATTGAAATGGCAGAG GGACTTCCTCCAAGAGCAGCAGTGCATCCAATGAGG GTTATATTTATGATATCTATTGAGCCAGCTCCAATGCTTGAGGATAAAGAAAAATG GTCTCTTGTCTTTCATGATTTTGTTGCTAAGAGCCTTACAAAGGATCCACGTCTACGCCCTACTGCATCTGAGATGTTAAAG CACAAATTCATTGAGAAATGCAAATGTGGAGCTTCTGTAATGTTGCCAAAGATTGAGAAGGCAAAGCAAATAAGGGCTGCGATGGTTCAACAAGCACAAATTCTTGCTCCTACAATTTCTGAACCTAAT CCAATGGTAGGTTCAAATTTAAATGATGATTATGGAGATACTGTTCCATCAAGGCCTCAGGATATGGGTCTTCAAGTTGCAAATGAAGCTTCTACAACTGGTACTTTGAATAAGCATAACATATTAGGTGGTGTTGAAGTGACGGGTGAAG GGGAGTTTGGCACTGTAATAGTTCACAATGAGGATGAGTCACAGAAGCCATTTGCTCAAACTGAACTTCACAATGGTAAAGAAGCTTCAACTGCCCTTGAACATGTTGAAAGCAAGTTGATTAATGGCACAGGGAGGCAGCTAGCTGAATCACT GTTGGATAACAGAAAAGGTGCTTCAGGAAACAACGCTACTGTGGAAGAATCAAACATAATGGCTCAGGGATCTTCTCCATCAATATCTGTCCTCGGTAACCAGAAAATGAGGTCAGACAGTGTACCTCAGGCAAGGACAAAAGATGGCAGTGAAATCAGTAGTAGCAAATTGAAGACTGAAACCGTCAGCAAGAAAAATGCTTTTGCTTTACAAGATAAG CTCTTTTCAATATATGCAGCTGGTAATACAGTACCCATTCCATTCTTAAGGGCATCGGATATATCCCCAATTGCCCTTTTATCAGACAATATCCTCGGAGGCATGCAGCAGGATAGCACTGGAAATGTGGCAGTTGAAGCACTGCAGGAACTTTTTGCCGGTGATGGACAATCAAAAAAAGGTCGAAGAACACAAAACGAG TGTTTACCAAAGACTCACTTCAAGTTCTACGCTAATGAACCTGGCACAGGCCCTAGCTTACCACAAAAT GTGCTACGAGGAGATGCCGCTTCAAGAGTTGCAAGCAACACAGGAGCAGCAAACCATCCAAAACCTATGCGACACACTAAGAACCATTCTCCGGTTATAGATAGATAG
- the LOC107934756 gene encoding serine/threonine-protein kinase dst3 isoform X1 — MNYPPSTRRSRKAPAKSDLYSTFVVHSGSESESVSGSRTSKPKPQGSREPDPYATMIYKDGDEEDEDDSSLPPLLKRLPKDFGGGPTDFDDDDDTGDFGTVIVKSDRGRNARGQSSYSFKPPAAAVASPMRARRDGLDVDDDEEEEDEEEEDENGDGEGFGTFVVRSTVRSEREGSGTVVKRAVASMGELGLGKQKRSTSTTSLQGEENRFLQNSKASLSSIPDNVTREDPSTKYELLNELGKGSYGAVYKARDIRTSELVAIKVLSLSEGEQGYEEIRGEIEMLQQCSHPNVVRYLGSYQGDEYLWIVMEYCGGGSVADLIHVTEEPLEEYQIAYICREALKGLEYLHSIFKVHRDIKGGNILLTEQGEVKLGDFGVAAQLTRTMSKRNTFIGTPHWMAPEVIQESRYDGKVDLWALGISAIEMAEGLPPRAAVHPMRVIFMISIEPAPMLEDKEKWSLVFHDFVAKSLTKDPRLRPTASEMLKHKFIEKCKCGASVMLPKIEKAKQIRAAMVQQAQILAPTISEPNPMVGSNLNDDYGDTVPSRPQDMGLQVANEASTTGTLNKHNILGGVEVTGEGEFGTVIVHNEDESQKPFAQTELHNGKEASTALEHVESKLINGTGRQLAESLLDNRKGASGNNATVEESNIMAQGSSPSISVLGNQKMRSDSVPQARTKDGSEISSSKLKTETVSKKNAFALQDKLFSIYAAGNTVPIPFLRASDISPIALLSDNILGGMQQDSTGNVAVEALQELFAGDGQSKKGRRTQNEVPLPPSVYQRLTSSSTLMNLAQALAYHKMCYEEMPLQELQATQEQQTIQNLCDTLRTILRL; from the exons ATGAATTACCCGCCCAGCACTCGTCGGAGCCGTAAAGCTCCGGCCAAGTCAGACCTTTACTCAACCTTCGTTGTACACTCTGGATCCGAATCTGAATCCGTATCCGGTTCTCGCACCTCCAAACCTAAACCACAAGGTTCTCGTGAACCGGACCCCTACGCCACAATGATTTACAAGGACGGCGacgaagaagatgaagatgacTCCTCGCTCCCTCCTCTCCTCAAACGTCTTCCTAAAGACTTCGGCGGCGGTCCTACAGACTTTGACGACGATGACGACACCGGAGATTTTGGGACCGTGATCGTGAAATCCGATCGCGGACGTAACGCTCGCGGTCAATCGTCGTATTCGTTTAAGCCTCCGGCTGCGGCTGTGGCGAGCCCGATGAGGGCTAGGAGAGATGGACTGGACGTTGATGATGATGAGGAGGAGGAGGATGAGGAGGAGGAGGATGAGAATGGAGATGGAGAAGGTTTTGGGACGTTTGTGGTGAGATCGACGGTGAGGAGTGAGAGGGAAGGGAGCGGGACGGTGGTGAAGAGAGCGGTGGCGAGTATGGGAGAGCTAGGGCTTGGGAAACAAAAGAGATCTACTTCGACTACGTCTTTGCAAGGGGAAGAGAATCGGTTCTTGCAAAATAGTAAGGCTTCCTTGAGTTCGATTCCTGATAACGTTACCAGAGAAGATCCTTCCACCAAATATGAATTGCTCAATGAGCTCG GGAAAGGATCTTACGGGGCTGTTTACAAGGCTAGAGATATAAGAACTTCAGAGCTTGTTGCCATTAAAGTTCTATCTTTATCTGAAGGG gAACAAGGGTATGAAGAAATTCGTGGTGAAATTGAGATGTTGCAGCAGTGTAGTCATCCAAATGTTGTTCGGTACCTTGGTAGCTACCAAGGGGATGAATATCTTTGG ATAGTAATGGAATATTGCGGAGGTGGAAGTGTTGCTGATTTAATTCATGTTACTGAGGAGCCTTTAGAGGAGTATCAGATAGCTTATATATGTAGGGAAGCTTTAAAG GGCCTTGAATATTTGCACTCAATTTTTAAAGTTCATAGAGATATCAAGGGTGGTAATATCTTGTTAACTGAACAAGGAGAGGTGAAGTTGG GTGACTTTGGGGTAGCTGCACAGCTTACAAGGACCATGTCAAAACGCAATACA TTTATTGGCACTCCACATTGGATGGCACCAGAAGTTATTCAGGAAAGTCGCTATGATGGAAAG GTTGATTTATGGGCACTTGGTATATCTGCGATTGAAATGGCAGAG GGACTTCCTCCAAGAGCAGCAGTGCATCCAATGAGG GTTATATTTATGATATCTATTGAGCCAGCTCCAATGCTTGAGGATAAAGAAAAATG GTCTCTTGTCTTTCATGATTTTGTTGCTAAGAGCCTTACAAAGGATCCACGTCTACGCCCTACTGCATCTGAGATGTTAAAG CACAAATTCATTGAGAAATGCAAATGTGGAGCTTCTGTAATGTTGCCAAAGATTGAGAAGGCAAAGCAAATAAGGGCTGCGATGGTTCAACAAGCACAAATTCTTGCTCCTACAATTTCTGAACCTAAT CCAATGGTAGGTTCAAATTTAAATGATGATTATGGAGATACTGTTCCATCAAGGCCTCAGGATATGGGTCTTCAAGTTGCAAATGAAGCTTCTACAACTGGTACTTTGAATAAGCATAACATATTAGGTGGTGTTGAAGTGACGGGTGAAG GGGAGTTTGGCACTGTAATAGTTCACAATGAGGATGAGTCACAGAAGCCATTTGCTCAAACTGAACTTCACAATGGTAAAGAAGCTTCAACTGCCCTTGAACATGTTGAAAGCAAGTTGATTAATGGCACAGGGAGGCAGCTAGCTGAATCACT GTTGGATAACAGAAAAGGTGCTTCAGGAAACAACGCTACTGTGGAAGAATCAAACATAATGGCTCAGGGATCTTCTCCATCAATATCTGTCCTCGGTAACCAGAAAATGAGGTCAGACAGTGTACCTCAGGCAAGGACAAAAGATGGCAGTGAAATCAGTAGTAGCAAATTGAAGACTGAAACCGTCAGCAAGAAAAATGCTTTTGCTTTACAAGATAAG CTCTTTTCAATATATGCAGCTGGTAATACAGTACCCATTCCATTCTTAAGGGCATCGGATATATCCCCAATTGCCCTTTTATCAGACAATATCCTCGGAGGCATGCAGCAGGATAGCACTGGAAATGTGGCAGTTGAAGCACTGCAGGAACTTTTTGCCGGTGATGGACAATCAAAAAAAGGTCGAAGAACACAAAACGAG GTGCCACTTCCTCCTAGTGTTTACCAAAGACTCACTTCAAGTTCTACGCTAATGAACCTGGCACAGGCCCTAGCTTACCACAAAAT GTGCTACGAGGAGATGCCGCTTCAAGAGTTGCAAGCAACACAGGAGCAGCAAACCATCCAAAACCTATGCGACACACTAAGAACCATTCTCCGGTTATAG